The Diospyros lotus cultivar Yz01 chromosome 11, ASM1463336v1, whole genome shotgun sequence region TTCATGCATTGTACCAACATAGAATATAACCATAAGCATGCACTACCTCAAGTTAAGACACATGGTGGTTtggaattcatgtagccaaccttGCCCAATATGATTAAAGCAACAATAATCTtgagccttaatcccactaggcgAGGTTGACTGCGTTGATTCTATCTTACTAATGATCTCTATGTATGGCTATAGCTTTTAGTTTACATATAGAGGAAATGGctataaataatttgttatgtaatttttttttgtaaaatattggtttataaataatatcaatttaaaaatcaaatattaatatataacatgataatcaattaatgttaatatattattattctgATTAAGACTAGGATTTATGTCGCCTATCTCACCTAGTGGCATTATGAGTTGTAATTTTTGTAGTTATGTTATATTATCATTATGCTAATTGGAATCAACTACCAGTAGCAGAGTTGGAAATTTTTACCTGGGTGGGTAAAAATTAAGtagtaaaagaaaatttgaaataacatacccaaaaacacATTGGCAGTTGCCACCAGCCACCATGGATGGTGTTTTTCGGCAATCAGAGGCAATCACtcgacacccttatccccattgACCAATATACCCAAAACCAGCATAATCCAATGGCTGAATCTTCATAGATCTAAGGTTAAACTTTTAGCCAAACTCAACACGTGCGTAAACACATTGGTAGTCGCCACTAGTCACCGTGGCTAGTGGCTTTCGGTGAACAGAGACAACCACCTGACACCCTTATCACCATTGACCCACATACCAAAAAACTAACAAGATCCAACGACCAAATCTCTATAGATTTAAGCTTAAACTTTCGCTAAAAATATGGTGGTTTCAGGTGAAAATGTGGTCGGATCGAAGATCATACGCCACTGTTGTAGGGGACGCACGCCGGTGCTGTATTGGCCGCGAAGTATGTTCGATCCATGGTTGGAAATGTCAGACATTGTCATAGGCGGTAGTGGGAGATGAAGCCAGTGGGGGCGTCCGATTTTTGGGCGGGTGGGTTCTTGCTTCAGTGCAGGTGGGCGAGGTGGAGGAGACacggtggagagagagagagagagagagagagagagagagagaatgaaggtTGGACGGGTATtcagaaaagaacaaaaatgtgGTCGGATCGAAGATCAAATGCCACTGTTGGAGGGGACGCACGCTAGTGTTGTATTGGCCGCGAAGTACATTCGATCCGCGGTTGGAAATGTCAAACATCGTCATAGGCGGTTGTGGGAGATGAAGCCAGTGAGGGCATCCAATTTTTGGGCGGGTGGGTTCTTGCTTCAGTGCGGGTAGGCGAGGTGGAGGAGACACGgtgtggggagagagagagagagagtaggtgAGGTGGAGGAGATGCTAGCAACAATAGGGGTGTCCGagtagagagagagtgagagaatgaAGGTTGGGCGGGTATttagaaaagaacaaaaaaaaaattaaaaaaattaaaccattaTGTACAGTAGCATTTCCCAAAAAAAACGGGCCCACCCTTGGCCATATGTAACTCCACCCCTGTCAACTACTTGATATGTCATGCAATCATATATTGATTGAGTTATTGTTAGATCATAATTcacaatataaattttttatgagtaattattagttaaatcttaatattgTATAGCAATATATAATGCCACCAAAAAGCCTTAATCTCCTTGTGCAGGGTTAAAGTCCACGGATTCTAGTTTGCTAGTCATATCCATTTGTAACCAGATCTTCTAAAGCTATTGTTGTTGTGGGTTTCCTGACTATGTGGAGGATGGTCCAAATACTTTTGGGCTCTCTTGGAGGTCTTTGTTTGGTTTTTGTGCAAGTGGTCCAACAATTATTAAGTCAATTCTCTTGTTGATGGGGGCGAGAGAGAGAAGTTATAGTGTTCAGTAGTGATCTTTATCCCTTAGATTGGGCTGCAATCTATTCTCCAACTTGGCTGAAATTTTTTAGGCTTGTTAAAAGCATGTGGTTCTACATTGTGGATATGTGATTGTCATTTGGTAGCTACTACAGTTGATTTTTGTGCATGGCAGTGTGCCTTTGTTTTTGGTGAGATTTCTCCAATTTATTCCCTTGTTTGGTTTTCACCATTGTTGGTGATGGCCATGGGAATTGTTCTACTCCTACAACGAGTTGTTCTAGATGTTTGTTGATGATTTGAGATGTTTGCCTCTAGCTTTGACTGGGGAAGACTTGATTGTAATATTTGGTAAGTTATAGTGGAAGTTTGACTATGGTGTCATGGTTTTTCCTTTCTCATTGCGGGGTTTTTCATGTAATCTTGGTGTCTGCTTTGTGTGTGTGGCTGTGTGATTTAATTCTTAGGAAATATTGGCTGTTTACTTCAAGGAGAAGAAGTGATTTTGGGTGTTAGATTTTGCTTGTGGTTTGCTTTGTTTATGACTCagtgtgttcaaaattttttcaCTTCGCTTTATTTAgtgtcttcctctacctcttttgctgcTAATTTTTTCCATTATATTCACTTTTCTCATGGAtgcatttattgatttttttcctcacatgttcaaattattttatttttgtcttggtttttttatcttcaataaacaccactccaaccttattatgGATCTTGTTTCTAGTTTTTTGTATAGTTGCCCATTGATTATAACTATCTCATTGCATTTATAATTGACataacatattattatataaaataaagttaataaGCTAACAGTAGCATAGTAATGCAATTATTAtgtcaataaattaatatgtgaaTATAATGACATCATATCATGCCTCAATCCTATTAGGAGTGGTTGGCTAAATAGAATCTAtctagcttgccaatcatctctatcgATGATCATATTTTCTACAAAGCAGCCATTCTAACacattgttattattataataatatataaattataaaattaaagggCATCAATGGTCCATGAGGCTTTCTGGCTTGAGAGTTGGGGGAGGATTGTATTTGTACACACTACACAGCTTTCcccatgcttttttttttttccccaaagaGTTTGAGTCCACAACTTGAACCTTTTGACCTTTCAAATCACAAAGGAAAGCTTACCGTTGCTAAGGCTGGCATATTTTTCATGCATTATCATCTGTGTATTTCTTTCCGTAGTCTTTTACAGTACAAGTTCTCTCTGAAAAGGGATAGTGACTACAACATCACTATTTCTAGCCCTCACTTGTATGTGTACTATTAGCAGAATGTTTCTTGttatttgatatttcttttgcTGTAATGGACAAATCCGTATTGTTAGACTAGGATCTTGTTCCTAATATATTGTCCTGTGCTTTTGATATTTGGCATTCCATTGtctttatttgtattttgttattattttctgGCATTGCCTGGGCAAGATGATTCTTGATACTAATGGCTTTTGGTTCAATTACCTCCACATAGAAATAAGTTATATGGTTAGTAATTTTTACCCTAAAAGTAAAAAGATTGTAAAATGACCAGGCTGTGGTGATCCATGGCGtcgaatttttcttttttatgttttttaatcaTCATATAATTTCTCCTTCATCTAGAGCATAATTGTTATACTTTCTTTCACAATTTTCTCCCCAGTTCATGATTTTAGGGTTTCTCACAATAGCTGGTACTGATCAGTGGTATTTGTTCTAGTGGATAACATTGTAGTAGACTTTTCTGTAAAATGACAGCATCTTGCATAATGTGTTTAATTATCTTCAGAACACAGGTTTTGAACATGACAAAGTGGGTGTCTGAAGTGCAGGATGGCGAAAATGTGGGAATCCCTGTGCATACATCACGACAACCAGCTGAAAATTGTTCTCGATCTCAAATCCCTTGAGATCCCTGGAACTCCCAAGGAAACCACCACGCATCACCATGCTCGCACTGAACAGCTTTGTGAGGTCATAAATGACTGGCATTTGCAATTTGAGAAGCTGGTGACAAATCAAAAGAACTATATCCGAGCTCTGAACAGCTGGCTGAAGTTAAACCTCATCCCCATTGAAAGCAGCTTTAAAGAAAAGATCTTGTCACCGCCCAGAATCCAGAATCCCCCCATCCATCCCCTCCTGCATTCCTGGCACAACCATCTCGAGAAGCTCCCTGATGAACTCGCAAAGACCGCCATTGCTTCCTTTGGTGCTGTGATAAAAACCATTTGGGATCatcaagaggaagagaagaagctGAAGGAGAAATGTGAAGAAACCCGAAAAGAGTACTTGCGCAAGAAGCAGGTGTTCGAGGACTGGTATCAAAAGTACTTGCAGCGAAAAACGCCAACTGATGAAGCTGACCTCTCGGAGACAAACCCCAAGGATCCTGTCTCGGACAGGCAGTTTGTTGTGGAGAGCTTGAGGAAGAGGTTGGAAGACGAAATTGAAGTTCATCAGAAGCACTGTGTTCAGGTAAGGGAGAAATCGCTGGGGAGTCTCAAAATCCGGCTGCCGGAGCTCTTCCGGGCCATGTCGGAATATTCTCGTGCCTGTCTTGATGCTTATGAAAGGCTGAGAACCGTCGTCCAGTCGCAGAATGCAAATGCTGCTCGCATTTCGTGAGGATCTGTATGCCCTTTTTTTGCTGTTATCTTCCTCATGTCTGGCTTCAATCATCTTCTGTGTAGTTAATTTATGTACTTGCGatggttttgtttcttctcGTCAGCCAGTGTTTGCAATGTTTTTGTTCTGCTACTCAAATTAGAGTTCTTGTTATTATCATATCTGCCATCAAGTTGTTATCATCATTGAGCTTCTTTTTGGCCTCCGCTGCCGGGGCTGTCATTGCCACCGTCGCACCACCGCCAGCTGCCGGCAGAACATTAATGGGTAAATGGCAAATTTTCGGGGTATCAGGTGTCATGCGGTTTAGATCATTTGCAACATCTTTATCTTTCAGTtacagaaatatttttttacaaaaatatactAACAAGAACATttctttgagaaaaaaaattaatatatcagTAATATCACATTTTCGTTTGTTGTGAAAatgtcttgaaaaaagaaattcatttttaatcacttttttttaaaaaaaaaggttctCAGCTTGTCAAACAGATTAATTGTattctataattattttatcaattttgactcagtcaactaattttGTAAATCTgttattatatttaagttttaatttaatcaattttgatttttgttacattttcagtttaaatatatttaaaaaaaaaagtggttagagattttaattaatttgtttgaatgaccgtagagtgtaattaatttgtttgagtaattaaaaatatattttttaaaaatataattaaaaataattatatatatttgttttggattaattatgaattcattttggatataatttatttttattaattgacatGCATTTTAAATCTAAATATGCCAcagattattatattattataatatcgTATTACGGCTGGGGAGAAGGAgctttttttcatatattataatttttttttcttctgtatAACAACTGATAGTTGAAGATTACATGCGTCTATTTTAAGATTAGTAGCAAGTGATTAACAATTCAAAATAGTTACGTATTTTACCCCCAATCATGCAATCAAATCCGGTCGCAAAGAGGCCTTATTGAGAGTAAAAAGGTTCACAATTAATCTTTAAACTATATTATTATAAGATCCATCCATAATGGATGGAACTGAATTGGCACCATAAACTTACAGACACTAAGTAGACTTTAAGAACTTGGATTTCCAAGATTACTTGATGAAAATGTTAATGATCATATTTGTCATACACCATCACACATAAGACCCAATGAAGTTTAAATACAGTATCCTATCAATTTCAACCCATATGAATCAAAATGAGAAATCATGTTGTGGGTTCCGCAGCCGGTTTGCCGGCGGCGTGCTTGCAAGGAACGCCTCCTGTATTTGGATTTTTCAACTCATTTCCAGCCACAAGAAAGAATGCAGTGTGCCTGAAAACCAATGACAAACATGCAATTTTATTCTAACAAACAATAGACAACCAGTGTAAAACTTGTTGCACCAAGCAACTTGAATTCTAAACAAATATAACTAATCGCTTGGGCATGGTTATAAATATCTTACAGAAGATAAAACAATAGATAGAGATGACAGGTGAGTTCAATATAATGTTGTAAACATTGGAAATGCGTACCTAAAGAAGTTCATCATTTTGGTTTTTGAGTCTGTGTCAATATCTTTCACGCTGTCTAATGCTTGTTGCATGTGGTTTAACCACCTCTCAGCAGCTTGGTGAGTTACGGGAAATGGGCGGTGTCGTCCAATGAGAGCAGGATGGCCTGCAGTCGACCAATAACAAAggggaaaaaatatatatataactttagtcttttaaatcaaaaaatggAAAACCATATGAACAGTCTAAAAGTTCAACAACATATTTATCAAGCCTTATCTCACCATGTATAAGGTCAACTATATAAATTCTAGCTCACCGGTTATTTCAATCTCTAGGTCATATCTTCTCTAGGGCCTTTACAACTCAAAAAGTCTAAAGTCGAAggattgtattttttttgttaatttcagAATCAATCATAAACTACACCAAAGAAGAAGAGTAAAGGGCAGTCTGAACTTTGGGTAGCATGACACGCCACCAATCTGAACTTGAAGGCCTAAAACATAGACAATGGAGAAAAGATCAATAGCCCATTAATAAGAACCCCATTTCCTAGGCCTCCTAAGTTGGATGAATAGATCAATTGGAAAACTCCTACTACTAAGAATCCCATTAGTACATGTTATGCGCTTTATTTAATCACCTAAGAGCAGGTCGTGACTTTAAACTCCTTGAGGCTTCATTTGGTAAAAAATGAAATGGTCCATTGCTACAAATATCCCAAAGCATTCGGTCCAATGGATTCTGCAATCAACTTGACTGTAACCAGTAAGAAAATTCCATATAGTGGAAGTTTCAAAAGGACAGTGCAATTTTACTTGCTGGCACAGATTATTGTTGGTTCTTGTAAAGACTAGACATGATTCCAGACTTCGTGTTCTTGGGGTAGTAAAAGTACGACTTCATGTTAACAACGGTGATAAAGATGTAAAATCTGGAACCTTAAGTGACTAACCAAACAGCAATAGAAAAGAATTGGATCTTCAAGACCTATAATGTATTGTCTCCTTcattttgtttccatttttcctttccagaatttttattgatgaaaagGGCATCCCCATTGCATGAAACTCTCTCATTTGTGAGGGTTGTGGGAGGTCATATTTGTACACAGCTTTTCCCCTGCATTTTCTGCAAAAAGACTCTTTCTATAACTCGAACCTGTGACATTTTGGTTACAAAGGAGCAAGCTGATTCACTGCCAACACCTGCCCTCTCCTAGAATTTTCGTGATCAGAACAAtaaaaaagtttgaaaaaacaaatttcccaAAAAAGAAACAGATTGAGAAAGAGATGGGCAAAATATAAATTGACAAAAATGCTAATGTCAAGTTGGAAATTTGTTATGCTGGGTGCAGCACAAAGACTCTTGATCATCTTCAGCGGCTGAAAAAGGAAGCATGGTATACACACATCTGGGTCTAGGTGGAGGGAAAATCTGAGTCACACAATTAGTCAAACTCAAAGCTGAAGTTTTTGTAGCTGACTAGTGAAGGGGACTTTACATGAAAGCATATGTAAAAAGTGAAAGTATAAAAACTCATTCAACTCCAAACTCAAGATGTTTAAGcactaatcaaaataattatacCGACAAATATTAAATGGACACATCATAGTTGTTATCACTGCAACAACACTGCCCATGCTTTATTCTCAGTTGGTGGGGTTTGGCTACATAGACTCTAATTTGCCAATCATCTTTCTCTACGACTATATTTTCTGAAATTCTATTATGGTCATGTCGTGCCTAAGAATTTCCCATTGAGCCCATTAAAAACCATAGTTGTCGCTGCAACTAAGCAGTGAAAAAGATTAGCATTTAGCACTCATCCATCAAGTCAATACCAGATCATTCTTTTGATCCTTGCTGTATTGTCTAGATCATTACTTCAAGTTAATGACAACAACCTATGAAGAAATGTCTTACCTAAGAACAATGGTTTAGTTTGAAACATAAACCAAGAAAAAGCAAATCAATTGTTAGCTTTTATGGAAGAATGGAGCTTCAAAATGAAATTGGGAACATCAGGATTCAGAAGTGTCTATGGTATATTCTACTTACAGAAACTGCAACAGAAGGAATATATGTAAAAGGGAAAACAACTATATCAGTTAcaagttataacaaataaattataaaacagAATTCCTCTAAATGTGTTACCCTTTCTCTGCGAATACAGGGGAGGACCTCCCATTCTCTGCACAAAGAACTCGTATTGATTCTGAATGGCATCTTCTTTCTTTGAATTCGCAAAAATTGTTCGAAACCACTCTTCTTCATCGTCATAAACCCTAATCCCATTTCAGAAACAAAACGCAACACCTTCAGATATACTTCAAAATAGACCTCAATTGAATGTAAACTACTTAAAATGAATCACACCCTTCTTGCATCCCAATATATTTTGAGGCTAGAGAAAGCAAAAAAGTTTGTTTTTCAAGTAATAATTTGTTAGTGCGTCCACAGAATCACCATTTCACCTGATCGATATTCTCATTACTCTCTGTTAGCAActaacacaaaattgaaaaaataaataaataaacaacacTTAAATGCACATGACTCCCCTCCTTGCAAAGTCTAGAGGGTTTGTACTTGATATTCCCTTTGGTTTTCTGCAAATAAGATGTCTACATAATTTGAACCCGAACCTATGGCATTCCTGTCACGAAGGAACAACCTTACAATTGCTATTGAGACTCACTTTCTAACATAAAATTGCAAcacaacaaattaataaaaaaacagtCTCTGGTTTTCCGCTCGCATTCTCTTAGCAACCAAATAAAGTTCAACATGAACCATATCTTGTTTGGAAACCGAGAAAAACAGAGTCCGGATTTAGCGAGATCAGGGTTTTGAACTTTTGAGttggaaataagaaaagagaCCCGAATTCTATCACAGTGATTCACCAAAAGATGAAACAATTTGGTAGATGGGATGCACTGAATAATTCTATGAAACAAGAACTTCCATTATACACCATCACAGATTCCCACGAAACATCAACCACTTACTCTACTCGATTGATGGCTGAGAAAATGCGCAGGAAAATCGACTCTTCTTCTATCCCCCcgagtttttgatattttttcaatcGAAAGAGAAAAAGACCTAACCTGTTATAGAAATTGGTGGAGAGGTTGACGAAAGTGTCGAGACCAAGCTTCTCAAAGAGGTTGGTGTCGTCAATAGCGAACGCGTCGTTCCGGTCCACGCCACTCCACTCCGACGCCTTATCCTGTAGCGATTGCATTCTGCCTTTCCTCTCTCTTCTCTACCGTGACTGTGAAAGAATGACACTGCGACGAAGCTAGAAGGAGAAGGCGAAGACGACGACATATATGGCGTCTCGCGACGGCTCATGCTAGAAATACTAGCCCGTGCTCGAGCTCATCCAGCCCCTGGTGAGTCCGCCAGAATAATGATTTCCATCCGATTTAATTGACcgattaaataattttaataaacaaattattaagCCTATTCAAGAAATTCTCATCATAAAACTGTCATTGACATAATTTAAAGCATCGAGATGTCAAGGATAAGAGGTTGCACAGGAAGAACCATGAGGCGAGCTCCATGGTAATTTTCCCTCGTTTTGCAAGGGAAGTGGAGGAATAATCACCTGCATTCGAATTCAAAACCGTGGGCTGTTTTCAATACTGTGGTCCGTAAGTGTCTTTCTCCCAAAAATGCTGGTGCATGGTGACATGGTGACCACATCATCTTGTAAGGAAAGTTCAACTCTTATTTGGATGAGTGTTGTTTCATGGTTTTTAGTATTTGTGACTttgattatattaaaaaaaataaattatgaatataaaattttattttattatatatataaaaaattaaatttatcagaTTGACACcaacatattatttttcttattattcgATTTATGTCTCGAAagtaattcattttttgttcttattttttaagggcataattaataaaaaacacTCATTATCTTTATTCTGTTCAAATATgaaacttttttattattttaaattatataaattaactattttttaaaaaaaatcatttattctCTTTCCTGTTTCATCATTAgactattttataataaatataaaatatattctctCTTTATGTCTTTGTACCATAACCCACGTTAGTGGCTTTAGCCTTTAGTCATGCATTTTGTCATGAGTCCACTATATATGATTCTGTGTattaagaattttttgaatttcttgtgttataaaaaataaataaataattttttatttatgatattagaAGGGAGAAGATGGAGAggatattttaagaatttttataaaattaaatatttttaattaataagatgGGAATGTA contains the following coding sequences:
- the LOC127812520 gene encoding two-on-two hemoglobin-3; amino-acid sequence: MQSLQDKASEWSGVDRNDAFAIDDTNLFEKLGLDTFVNLSTNFYNRVYDDEEEWFRTIFANSKKEDAIQNQYEFFVQRMGGPPLYSQRKGHPALIGRHRPFPVTHQAAERWLNHMQQALDSVKDIDTDSKTKMMNFFRHTAFFLVAGNELKNPNTGGVPCKHAAGKPAAEPTT